One Euphorbia lathyris chromosome 1, ddEupLath1.1, whole genome shotgun sequence DNA segment encodes these proteins:
- the LOC136209804 gene encoding probable WRKY transcription factor 14, protein MESFQGDLTDIFRPSGGEAHTNINWEFQSQSQSQSDPLSSSHFGDPFCNITDPLLHQPHPAPAPAPAPAPAPHNTHQKLFQNQTNKTPCDIFSRIQISHNNPIPNSSSSSSPSPMVSIDTSNTCFIHNSAPLQISSPRNLAIKRRKSQAKKVVCIPAPAAANSRPSGEVVPSDLWAWRKYGQKPIKGSPYPRGYYRCSSSKGCSARKQVERSRTDPNMLVITYTSEHNHPWPTQRNALAGSTRSQPPKTKTKEEEHIMPPAPAPVKQEIEYRPTLPDSNHNQSEDFFADLGEIEPDPLHLLFTQQTKPLDPFTLFDS, encoded by the exons ATGGAAAGTTTTCAAGGTGATTTAACAGATATATTCAGACCAAGTGGAGGAGAAGCTCATACTAATATCAATTGGGAATTCCAATCTCAATCTCAATCTCAATCTGATCCACTTTCTTCATCTCATTTTGGTGATCCTTTTTGTAACATAACAGatcctcttcttcatcaaccTCACCCTGCTCCTGCTCCTGCTCCTGCTCCTGCTCCTGCTCCTCATAACACTCACCAAAAGCTCTTTCAGAATCAGACCAATAAAACCCCATGCGATATATTTTCCAGGATTCAGATCTCCCACAACAATCCTATTcctaattcttcttcttcttcttcgcctTCTCCCATGGTTTCAATTGATACCTCAAACACTTGCTTCATTCATAACTCTGCACCTCTTCAGATCTCTTCTCCACGGAATCTCGCTATCAAGAGAAG GAAGAGCCAGGCGAAAAAAGTGGTTTGTATTCCAGCACCAGCAGCTGCAAACAGCAGGCCCAGTGGAGAAGTGGTTCCATCTGATTTATGGGCATGGAGAAAGTATGGTCAGAAACCCATCAAGGGCTCTCCTTATCCAAG GGGATACTATAGATGCAGTAGTTCAAAGGGATGTTCAGCAAGAAAACAAGTAGAGAGAAGCCGAACGGATCCAAACATGCTGGTGATCACATACACTTCAGAGCATAATCATCCTTGGCCAACTCAAAGAAATGCATTAGCTGGCTCTACCAGATCCCAACCACCAAAGACCAAGACAAAGGAAGAAGAACACATAATGCCTCCTGCACCTGCACCTGTCAAACAAGAGATTGAATACAGACCTACTTTGCCAGATTCTAACCATAACCAATCTGAAGATTTCTTTGCTGATTTGGGAGAAATTGAGCCTGACCCTCTTCATCTCTTGTTCACCCAACAAACCAAACCTTTGGATCCCTTCACCCTTTTTGATTCATAA